The stretch of DNA ATTTATTTGTTATTGTTCCTTCTTATAGAACGGATATTTGTAGAGAAATAGATTTGATAGAAGAAATACTTCGTATTTATGGAATAAATAATATAAAAATATCTAGTAAAATAAAAATACCATCACCTACTAAATTTTTTACGAAAACAGAATATAAAATACAAAAAATACTTATTGAAGAAATAATTTCTTATGGTTTTCAAGAAATTATTTCTTCAACCATGAGAAATATAGATAAACTTTCTTTATTAATTGATTCATTTTTTAAAATGAAGGCAATTGAGATTATAAATCCCGTTAACCAAAAATATAAATGCATGCGAAATCATCTATCATTTGGAATGATAGATTGTATAGAATATAATTATAATAGAGGAAAAAGTAATATGAAATTTTTTGAAATAGGAAAAATATACTATAAAAAAAATGGAAAATTTTTTGAGGAAAAAAAATTAGGAATTATTATATCAAAAAATAATAATATACAAGATTATTCTTTTTTTTATTTAAAAGGAATTATTGAACATATATTGCAAAGAAGCGGGATTATAAATTATACACAAAAGTTTTCTCAACATCCTTTACTAGAAAATAGCATTTCTATATTCTATAATAATAAAAATTTAGTAGAGTTAGGAAAATTGAAAAAGATTATCGGAAAAAACAATAAAACATTTTATGCAGAAATAGATTGGGAATATTTAATTTCTATTATTCAAAAAAAAAATATAATTTTTTCTCCATTTTCTATATATCCTACTTCAAGAAGAGATTTATCTTTTATTGTTGATAAGACACTTTCTTTTGAAATAATAAATCAATTAATAAAAAATAAAAAAGATAAACTAATAAAAAAAATACAGATATATGATATATACGAAGGAAAAAATATTCCTAGATCAAAAATATCTTATACTATCAGTTTTTTATTTGAAAGTGATAAAAAAACATTAACTAATGAAAATATTCATTCTTCAATGAAGAAGATTGAAAATATATTGATAAAAGAATTGAATGCTGAAATAAGAAATAAATAAGTAATATATTACAAATTAATCGACAATTTTTTTTAAAATATTCTCAATTCCAGTTTTTTTATTTATTACATTAGATATTTCTTTTACATGAATTCTTTTTTGTTTCATAGAATCTCTATCTCTAACAGTTACCGTGTTTTTTTCTACAGTTTCATAATCTATAGTAAAACATATAGGTGTTCCTATAGAATCTTGTATTCTATATAATTTTCCTATACTTCCTTTTTGAGAAAATATTAATCTATAATTAGTTTTTATTTCATTAAAAATCTTTTTAGCCATTTCTGGTAATCCATCTTTTTTAACTAATGGAAATATTGCAGCTTTTATAGGAGATAAAAAAGGAGGTAATTTTAATACTATACGTTCTGTTCCATTTTTTAATTTTTCTTTTTTAAGAGAAGAAGAAAATATGGCTAAAAAAAGACGATCCAATCCTAAAGAGGTTTCTATAACATAAGGAATATAATTTTCGTTAGAATCAAATATTCTAAATTTTTTTTTGGAGAAAAATTCATGCTTTTTTAAATCAAAATCTCTACGAGAGTGAATTCCTTCTATTTCTTTAAATCCAAATGGAAAATTGAATTCTATATCAGTCCCTAAACTTGCATAATGTGCAAGATTTTTATGATTACTTAATTGATATTTTCTATCTCCTAATTCTAATGCTAAGTGCCATTCAAGACGATTTTTTTTCCAATATTCATACCATTTTTTTTCATCATTTGGATGTATAAAAAACAACATTTCCATTTGTTCAAATTCACGAAGTCTAAACAAAAATTGTCTCGCTATTATTTCATTTCTAAAAGATTTTCCTATTTGAGCTACACCAAATGGAATTTTCATTCTACTAGATTTCTTAATATTGTTGAAATTAGAAAATATTCCTTGAGATGTTTCTGGACGAAGGAATAAATCTTTTTTTATTTCTTCTTTAATTTTAAACATCATGTTAAAATAACGAATTTCTGTCC from Blattabacterium cuenoti encodes:
- the pheT gene encoding phenylalanine--tRNA ligase subunit beta is translated as MIISYNWLKEYVSIDFDVNQVSDILTNIGFPIKKIKKMISIDTDEVDYILDIEITPNRTDAMSHYGIARDLYAFLKFRGNKVLLSKPSIDNEIYNSDINYFNIQIFNKCVRYTGMAIFQTKVENSPNWLVLRLKSLGIKTINNIIDITNFVFFELGIPIHVFDLDKVEGNKILIRNAEKNNIFHIKKNFTKKLDIEDSVIYDAKKPLSIRGIIPDSRSIIHINTKNIFLGIACFNFSVNRFLKQKYLLNTENSSFFESREINPDQAIYALKRTSFLIRKITKSKIFSNIIDLYPIPNKPLEIKLRYNKIRNILGKNISKNKIKKILSLLEIMVISENNEYLFVIVPSYRTDICREIDLIEEILRIYGINNIKISSKIKIPSPTKFFTKTEYKIQKILIEEIISYGFQEIISSTMRNIDKLSLLIDSFFKMKAIEIINPVNQKYKCMRNHLSFGMIDCIEYNYNRGKSNMKFFEIGKIYYKKNGKFFEEKKLGIIISKNNNIQDYSFFYLKGIIEHILQRSGIINYTQKFSQHPLLENSISIFYNNKNLVELGKLKKIIGKNNKTFYAEIDWEYLISIIQKKNIIFSPFSIYPTSRRDLSFIVDKTLSFEIINQLIKNKKDKLIKKIQIYDIYEGKNIPRSKISYTISFLFESDKKTLTNENIHSSMKKIENILIKELNAEIRNK
- a CDS encoding glycine--tRNA ligase — translated: MVKNKNFIHFLISHAKNNGFIFSSSEIYGGLNAVYDYGQYGVELKNNIKEFWWKSMVFLHENIVGLDSSILMHPDIWKASGHVDKFNELLIDNKNSKKRYRPDILIEEYIEKKFSDFPERKKEIFLRLHKSLEKKNYSDIRILIDELNICDPISGTKNWTEIRYFNMMFKIKEEIKKDLFLRPETSQGIFSNFNNIKKSSRMKIPFGVAQIGKSFRNEIIARQFLFRLREFEQMEMLFFIHPNDEKKWYEYWKKNRLEWHLALELGDRKYQLSNHKNLAHYASLGTDIEFNFPFGFKEIEGIHSRRDFDLKKHEFFSKKKFRIFDSNENYIPYVIETSLGLDRLFLAIFSSSLKKEKLKNGTERIVLKLPPFLSPIKAAIFPLVKKDGLPEMAKKIFNEIKTNYRLIFSQKGSIGKLYRIQDSIGTPICFTIDYETVEKNTVTVRDRDSMKQKRIHVKEISNVINKKTGIENILKKIVD